A window of Strix aluco isolate bStrAlu1 chromosome 2, bStrAlu1.hap1, whole genome shotgun sequence contains these coding sequences:
- the SMAD9 gene encoding mothers against decapentaplegic homolog 9 isoform X1: MHSSTPISSLFSFTSPAVKRLLGWKQGDEEEKWAEKAVDSLVKKLKKKKGAMEELERALSCPGQPSKCVTIPRSLDGRLQVSHRKGLPHVIYCRVWRWPDLQSHHELKPLECCEFPFGSKQKEVCINPYHYRRVETPVLPPVLVPRHSEFNPHLSLLAKFRNTSLHSEPLMPHNATYPDSFQHPPCTPFPSSPSHMFSQSPNSISYPNSPGSSSGPGSPYQLTVETPPPPYHAREPPGTHNGRSMDAIAESQLVLSLPNGGKSADGEAESFRPVCYEEPQHWCSVAYYELNNRVGETFQASSRSILIDGFTDPSNNKNRFCLGLLSNVNRNSTIENTRRHIGKGVHLYYVGGEVYAECVSDSSIFVQSRNCNYQHGFHPATVCKIPSGCSLKIFNNQLFAQLLAQSVNHGFEVVYELTKMCTIRMSFVKGWGAEYHRQDVTSTPCWIEIHLHGPLQWLDKVLTQMGSPHNPISSVS, from the exons ATGCACTCCAGCACCCCTATCAGTTCCTTGTTCTCCTTCACCAGTCCTGCAGTGAAAAGGCTGCTGGGCTGGAAACaaggagatgaagaggaaaagtGGGCAGAAAAAGCTGTTGATTCCTTGGTGAagaagttaaagaagaaaaaaggtgccATGGAAGAACTGGAAAGGGCTCTGAGCTGTCCAGGTCAGCCCAGTAAATGTGTCACGATCCCACGTTCCTTGGATGGGCGGCTGCAGGTGTCTCACCGCAAGGGGCTTCCCCATGTCATATACTGCAGAGTGTGGCGCTGGCCTGATTTACAATCTCACCATGAGTTGAAACCACTGGAATGTTGTGAGTTCCCGTTTGGCTCAAAACAGAAAGAAGTGTGCATTAACCCCTACCATTACCGGCGGGTGGAAACCCCAG tcctaCCTCCTGTACTCGTTCCAAGACACAGTGAGTTTAACCCTCACCTCAGCCTCCTCGCCAAGTTTCGAAACACTTCTCTGCACAGCGAGCCGCTGATGCCACACAATGCCACCTATCCTGATTCCTTCCAGCATCCTCCATGCACCCCTTTTCCGTCATCACCCAGCCACATGTTCTCCCAGTCACCTAACAGCATCAGCTACCCCAACTCACCAGGAAGCTCTTCTGGACCAGGAAGTCCCTATCAGCTCACGG TGGAAACTCCACCCCCACCTTACCATGCAAGGGAACCTCCAGGAACCCACAATGGGCGGTCAATGGATGCAATAGCTGAAAGTCAACTAGTGCTGTCTTTGCCCAATGGAGGTAAATCTGCCGATGGAGAAGCTGAAA GTTTCCGGCCTGTTTGCTATGAGGAACCCCAACACTGGTGCTCAGTCGCCTACTACGAACTCAACAACCGGGTAGGAGAGACTTTCCAGGCTTCCTCTCGAAGTATCCTTATAGATGGATTTACAGATCCCTCAAATAACAAAAACAGGTTCTGCCTGGGACTGCTCTCAAATGTAAACCGCAACTCTACTATAGAAAACACCAGGAGACACATAGGAAAAG GTGTTCATCTTTACTACGTTGGTGGAGAAGTTTATGCTGAATGTGTCAGTGACAGCAGTATTTTTGTGCAAAGCCGCAACTGTAACTACCAGCATGGTTTCCACCCAGCCACTGTCTGCAAGATCCCCAGTGGCTGCAGCCTCAAGATCTTCAACAACCAGCTCTTTGCCCAGCTGCTTGCCCAGTCAGTCAATCATGGTTTTGAAGTGGTGTATGAGCTGACCAAGATGTGTACTATTCGAATGAGCTTTGTTAAA